A window of the Streptomyces griseochromogenes genome harbors these coding sequences:
- a CDS encoding NAD(P)/FAD-dependent oxidoreductase: MAILGSGIGGSMLACILARHGVSTLLLEGASHPRFTIGESLIPETGLRLRIVADKYGVPEIGWIGTFHKLRKHVSSNCGVKRSFGFMYHRAGEENRPEEINQFGTLTPPAGPDSHLFRQDTDAFLAALSVKYGATFRSQTRISDITFGDDEVELRAASGETYRAKLLIDASGMRSMVSDQLGMRDEVPRFRTDTRTIYTHMMGVRSADLLLDPKGRRNLISPLGQSTMHHVFDGGWMWVIPFSNHRDATNPLTSVGLMLDRRKHPDPQGTPEQEFRRVISAYPTVARHFAEANAARPWVRSGRIQYSSPHLIAPRLIQLPHAAAFIDPLYSSGMSVLVVAVDLIAESLLKAVAENDYATERFKFMEDVVNRGFDHYDTIVSGSFDSFASYDTWNAWNRNWVMGSLLGTFGPLSLLMHYHKTKDRSYLEKTTEPSRMGVLGSHLPGVVDMARASRADMDAAIAGRITHKEASERIFARFRATDFLPPYMGFGDPRKTATATFTLIPGARHVTWYRMHGDPVYRDNCTFPLMTYARDGATFVLGEARDAWRRSFSALRDVFFAHNSDWRHIAPALAEHGELVTPVPASAPSAEEPAGLDGAEAPRSAASATGVG; the protein is encoded by the coding sequence GTGGCAATCCTCGGGTCGGGAATTGGCGGCTCGATGCTCGCGTGCATCCTCGCCCGGCACGGGGTCTCGACTCTTCTGCTGGAGGGAGCGAGCCATCCGCGATTCACCATCGGTGAGTCATTGATACCGGAGACCGGCCTGCGACTGCGAATCGTCGCCGACAAGTACGGCGTCCCGGAGATCGGGTGGATCGGCACATTCCACAAGCTACGCAAACACGTGAGCAGCAATTGCGGTGTCAAGCGCTCCTTCGGCTTCATGTATCACCGCGCAGGTGAGGAGAACCGTCCCGAGGAGATCAACCAGTTCGGGACGCTGACGCCGCCCGCCGGACCCGACTCGCATCTGTTCCGCCAGGACACCGATGCCTTTCTCGCGGCGCTCTCGGTCAAGTACGGGGCGACGTTCCGCTCACAGACGCGCATCTCCGACATCACCTTCGGAGACGACGAGGTCGAACTGCGCGCGGCCTCGGGCGAGACGTACCGCGCCAAGCTCCTGATCGACGCCTCGGGCATGCGGTCGATGGTCTCGGACCAACTCGGCATGCGCGACGAGGTGCCGCGCTTCCGCACCGACACACGCACGATCTACACCCACATGATGGGCGTCAGAAGCGCCGATCTGCTGTTGGACCCCAAAGGCCGGCGCAATCTGATCTCGCCGCTCGGCCAGTCCACGATGCACCACGTCTTCGACGGCGGCTGGATGTGGGTCATCCCGTTCAGCAACCACCGGGACGCCACCAACCCGCTCACCAGCGTGGGGCTGATGCTCGACCGGCGCAAGCACCCCGATCCGCAGGGGACGCCGGAGCAGGAGTTCCGCCGGGTCATCTCCGCCTACCCGACCGTGGCGCGGCACTTCGCCGAGGCGAACGCCGCACGGCCGTGGGTCAGGTCGGGCCGCATCCAGTACTCCTCGCCGCACCTGATCGCGCCCCGTCTGATCCAGCTGCCGCACGCGGCCGCGTTCATCGACCCGCTCTACTCGAGCGGTATGTCGGTGCTCGTCGTCGCGGTCGACCTGATCGCCGAGTCGCTGCTCAAGGCCGTCGCGGAGAACGACTACGCGACCGAGCGATTCAAGTTCATGGAGGACGTGGTCAACCGCGGGTTCGACCACTACGACACGATCGTGTCAGGGTCCTTCGACTCGTTCGCGAGCTACGACACCTGGAACGCGTGGAACCGCAACTGGGTGATGGGGAGCCTGCTCGGCACGTTCGGCCCGCTGTCGCTGCTGATGCACTACCACAAGACGAAGGACCGCTCGTACCTGGAGAAGACCACCGAGCCGAGCCGCATGGGCGTGCTCGGCAGCCACCTGCCGGGTGTCGTCGACATGGCGCGGGCCTCGCGCGCGGACATGGACGCCGCGATCGCGGGCCGGATCACCCACAAGGAGGCGAGCGAGCGCATCTTCGCCCGGTTCCGAGCGACCGACTTCCTGCCGCCCTACATGGGCTTCGGCGATCCCAGGAAGACCGCCACGGCGACGTTCACGCTGATCCCCGGTGCCCGCCACGTCACGTGGTACCGGATGCACGGCGACCCGGTGTACCGGGACAACTGCACCTTCCCGCTGATGACGTACGCACGCGACGGTGCGACCTTCGTGCTGGGTGAGGCGCGGGACGCGTGGCGGCGCAGCTTCTCCGCCCTGCGTGACGTCTTCTTCGCCCACAACAGCGACTGGCGCCACATCGCGCCGGCACTCGCTGAGCACGGAGAGCTCGTGACGCCGGTTCCGGCGTCCGCGCCCTCCGCGGAGGAACCGGCCGGACTCGACGGCGCCGAGGCCCCCCGGAGCGCGGCCTCGGCGACCGGAGTCGGCTGA
- a CDS encoding MFS transporter, translating into MAPRLLGRARGEFEHPVAFWCGVLACSVGVALHLPMYFGARDMHYAMAGMRPDAAMITGMVLIVVGLVAVVHGVLPARGGEIKKSAERIRVTAIDDAPIRGQHIALLIVLAIAITIDVMKPATLSFVAPGIAHEYGLKSPANPHGHIPVSWLPLAGISGTVVGSWVWGSLGDRIGRRSSILLAGILFVTTSICGAMPGFYWNLLMCFMMGIGVGGMIPIAFALMAETIPARHRGWLMVLIGGDIAGAYVATSWLAGWLTPTYSWRILWLIGLPTGLLFIALNHWIPESPRYLIARGRGEEARAIMARYGAAVREVPSGAEVPEGPARNGYQRLFRRPFAGPTLAITVLAIGAGLVTYGFQLWVPTNLQHLGYSEVKSDYVVRNAALLGLPFTVLVAMAYGWWGSRRTIVTLSVTSALTLGGFVVAGNSLAHHRLALSLLLIVPLSAISSVAAVVSAYAAEVYPTMLRSRGSGLAAGMTKLSGVLIIATVVAATTVPSIAVTAIVGAVPLLLAAALFLWIGPETKRRSLEEITGELLATEAA; encoded by the coding sequence ATGGCGCCGAGGCTTCTCGGTCGTGCCCGGGGGGAGTTCGAACACCCGGTGGCGTTCTGGTGCGGCGTGCTCGCCTGCAGCGTGGGCGTCGCGCTGCACCTGCCGATGTACTTCGGCGCGCGCGACATGCACTACGCCATGGCCGGAATGCGGCCGGACGCCGCCATGATCACGGGAATGGTACTCATCGTCGTCGGACTCGTCGCGGTGGTCCACGGCGTGCTGCCCGCGCGCGGGGGCGAGATCAAGAAGTCGGCGGAGCGTATCCGCGTCACGGCCATCGACGACGCGCCGATACGAGGTCAGCACATCGCCTTGCTCATCGTGCTCGCCATCGCGATCACCATCGACGTCATGAAGCCGGCGACGCTGTCGTTCGTCGCGCCCGGTATCGCCCATGAGTACGGCCTGAAATCGCCGGCGAATCCACACGGTCACATTCCCGTCTCGTGGCTCCCGCTCGCGGGGATCAGCGGAACGGTCGTGGGCTCGTGGGTGTGGGGCTCGCTGGGCGACCGTATCGGGCGGCGCTCCTCGATCCTGCTGGCCGGAATCCTCTTCGTCACCACCTCGATCTGCGGTGCGATGCCCGGCTTCTACTGGAACCTGCTGATGTGCTTCATGATGGGGATCGGTGTCGGCGGCATGATCCCGATCGCCTTCGCGCTCATGGCGGAGACGATCCCCGCGCGCCACCGCGGCTGGCTGATGGTGCTCATCGGGGGCGACATCGCAGGCGCGTACGTGGCCACGAGCTGGCTGGCCGGATGGCTGACGCCGACCTACAGCTGGCGCATCCTCTGGCTCATCGGCCTGCCCACGGGGCTGCTGTTCATCGCGCTGAACCACTGGATCCCCGAATCACCCCGCTACCTGATCGCCCGCGGCCGGGGTGAGGAGGCCAGGGCGATCATGGCCAGGTACGGCGCGGCGGTGCGGGAGGTCCCGTCCGGCGCGGAGGTGCCCGAAGGGCCGGCCCGCAACGGCTACCAGCGGCTCTTCCGGCGCCCGTTCGCCGGTCCCACCCTCGCGATCACGGTCCTCGCCATCGGCGCCGGCCTCGTCACGTACGGCTTCCAGCTCTGGGTGCCGACCAACCTGCAGCACCTCGGGTACTCGGAGGTGAAATCGGACTACGTCGTGCGCAACGCGGCGCTGCTCGGGCTCCCCTTCACCGTGCTGGTGGCCATGGCGTACGGGTGGTGGGGGAGCCGTAGGACGATCGTGACGCTCTCGGTCACGTCGGCGCTGACGCTGGGCGGCTTCGTGGTGGCCGGCAACTCGCTCGCGCACCACCGTCTCGCGCTCTCGCTGCTGCTCATCGTGCCTCTCTCCGCCATCAGTTCGGTGGCGGCGGTGGTCTCCGCGTACGCCGCCGAGGTCTACCCCACGATGCTTCGCTCGCGCGGTTCCGGCCTCGCGGCCGGCATGACCAAACTGAGCGGGGTGCTGATCATCGCGACCGTCGTCGCCGCCACGACCGTTCCCTCGATAGCGGTGACCGCGATCGTCGGCGCGGTGCCACTGCTGCTGGCGGCCGCCCTGTTCCTGTGGATCGGACCCGAGACCAAGCGCCGCAGCCTCGAGGAGATCACCGGCGAGCTATTGGCCACCGAAGCCGCCTAG
- a CDS encoding TetR/AcrR family transcriptional regulator — MSPRQADPEVSANLILAAARLLNEEGPSALSTRRLAAAVGTSTTAVYTYFGGMDDLVRAMVHEGFRRLNDRMTAVPQTDDPVADVAALGYAYRANAIEHQYLYSVMFGGASLGGFALSDDERQHGRYTLETLVGAVDRCMMAGRFRADDPARVAHQMWIGVHGLVTLELGGYLIEPYDADACFQTVVCGMLMGAGDDSAKAAASLEAAGARRG; from the coding sequence GTGAGCCCCCGACAAGCCGACCCCGAAGTCAGCGCGAATCTGATCCTGGCCGCCGCGCGCCTGTTGAACGAGGAGGGACCGAGCGCGCTGTCCACCCGTCGGCTCGCCGCCGCCGTGGGCACCTCCACCACCGCGGTCTACACCTACTTCGGCGGCATGGACGATCTGGTCAGGGCCATGGTCCACGAGGGCTTCCGGCGCCTGAACGACCGGATGACCGCGGTCCCGCAGACCGACGACCCCGTGGCCGACGTCGCGGCGCTCGGATACGCCTACCGGGCCAACGCGATCGAGCATCAGTACCTGTACTCGGTCATGTTCGGCGGAGCGAGCCTCGGCGGCTTCGCGCTCTCGGACGACGAACGGCAGCACGGCCGCTACACGCTGGAGACCCTGGTGGGCGCCGTGGACAGGTGCATGATGGCAGGCCGGTTCCGCGCCGACGACCCGGCGCGCGTGGCGCATCAGATGTGGATCGGCGTCCACGGACTCGTCACGCTGGAACTCGGCGGATACCTCATCGAGCCCTACGACGCCGACGCCTGCTTCCAGACGGTGGTGTGCGGCATGTTGATGGGCGCCGGCGATGACAGCGCCAAGGCGGCGGCGTCGTTGGAGGCCGCCGGCGCGCGCCGCGGCTGA
- a CDS encoding carotenoid oxygenase family protein, with product MGGAPYTQTGGYRPVSREVTVVQPEVEGALPPELNGTFARIGPNPLGAPDARRHAFEGEPMVHAIRIRDGRAEWYRNRWLRTDRVCAHLGELPAPGPRHGLSDDAGGNLVRHAGRTLALGDGGVLPIQIGPDLATAARVDFDGTLSAGFSAHPEIDPFTGEMFAVAYYHEPPYVLYLVIGADGRVRRTLPIAVKSPPMMHAFSLTERYAVLYDLPVAYDPAAAAGGSRVPYRWRPDHESRIGVLPRDADAPDVLWMDVDPCYVFHPLNAYERANRIVIHLVRHARVFDREPLRPGESAPTLWRWTVDPRGGTVVEKQLEEYVEEFPRIDDRFKGSYNRYGFAVAMSPCGSGGYLAGPGLLRHDLVGGRTETHRFGPGHETGEAVFVPRGPDAAEADGWLLSLVYDSADDRSELVVLDTADFTGEPAAVVRLPVRVPHGLHAAWIAD from the coding sequence ATGGGCGGCGCACCGTATACCCAGACAGGCGGCTACCGGCCGGTCTCCCGTGAAGTCACCGTCGTCCAGCCCGAGGTGGAGGGCGCACTGCCGCCCGAGCTGAACGGTACGTTCGCCCGCATCGGACCGAATCCCCTGGGCGCCCCCGACGCGCGCCGCCACGCGTTCGAGGGGGAGCCCATGGTGCACGCGATCCGTATCAGGGACGGACGCGCCGAGTGGTACCGAAACAGATGGCTCCGGACCGACCGGGTCTGCGCCCATCTGGGAGAGCTGCCCGCGCCGGGACCGCGCCACGGCCTGTCCGACGACGCCGGGGGCAACCTCGTCCGGCACGCGGGCCGAACCCTCGCGCTGGGCGACGGAGGCGTGCTGCCGATCCAGATCGGCCCCGATCTGGCCACCGCGGCCCGCGTCGACTTCGACGGGACGCTCTCGGCCGGGTTCTCCGCGCACCCGGAGATCGATCCGTTCACCGGGGAGATGTTCGCGGTCGCCTACTATCACGAGCCGCCGTACGTCCTCTACCTCGTCATCGGCGCGGACGGCAGGGTACGCAGGACGCTGCCGATCGCGGTGAAGAGTCCGCCGATGATGCACGCCTTCTCACTGACCGAACGTTACGCGGTCCTCTACGACCTCCCCGTCGCCTACGATCCGGCCGCCGCAGCCGGCGGCTCCCGCGTCCCGTACAGGTGGCGACCGGATCACGAGTCCAGGATCGGCGTGCTGCCGCGCGACGCCGATGCGCCCGATGTGCTCTGGATGGACGTCGATCCCTGCTACGTCTTCCATCCGCTCAACGCCTACGAGCGTGCGAACCGGATCGTCATCCACCTCGTCCGCCACGCACGGGTCTTCGACCGCGAGCCGCTGCGGCCGGGCGAGTCGGCCCCCACGCTCTGGCGGTGGACGGTCGACCCGCGCGGCGGCACGGTCGTCGAGAAACAACTCGAGGAGTACGTCGAGGAGTTCCCCAGGATCGACGACCGGTTCAAGGGCTCGTACAACCGGTACGGTTTCGCGGTCGCCATGTCCCCGTGCGGGAGCGGGGGGTACCTCGCCGGCCCCGGGCTCCTCCGCCACGACCTCGTCGGCGGCCGTACCGAGACCCACCGGTTCGGGCCGGGGCACGAGACCGGCGAGGCGGTGTTCGTACCGCGCGGCCCCGACGCCGCCGAAGCGGACGGCTGGTTGCTGAGCCTCGTGTACGACTCGGCGGACGACCGGAGCGAACTGGTGGTTCTGGACACGGCCGACTTCACCGGAGAGCCCGCGGCGGTCGTACGCCTGCCGGTGCGAGTGCCGCACGGTCTGCACGCGGCGTGGATCGCGGACTGA